The sequence CAGGTGCAATAGTCGTGCCATACTTTCGAGTTTCGCCTTGTTGCAATGCGCCTAAGCTGAGAACTCCTGTGAGCTTGACCTCAGCTTCTATTTTTCCATCCTGCAACGAGGAAATCACAAATGCGTAGTTACAGAGAGATCCAACTCCGTGCTCGATATTCAAACATTTGCATGGCTAATTGACTTGCCTGATAAAAATGCCAGTAAAATCCATACTCATAGTTGGCCACAGTGCATATAAAAGACACTGTCAGCCTTCTAGACCGTCGAACTTCAGCTAAACCTGTTCTCCAATCTTGATGCTTCCATAACATACCATGATCTTCTTCATGCATGCAAACACAATTCTCTATAGTTTCGACGCCTCCATAAAAGTTTGTAAAGTGTGCATTGAAGTACTTGATATAGCCTAAACAATCACAACCCTGAAATAACGGCATTACGAAAAAACAGATTCGGTTACATGTAAACCAAATGAAGATATGAATGGTTGGAACATAAGAAAATAAATGCATTGACCTTCTTGAGTGAATGAGCGTTTTTACCGAGGCCATCTTCCCCGGCATCAAAAGCGTTTTTCCTATAGTGAGGATCGTTTGGATCTCCATAAGGGACGACCATCTCAACGAAACTCAACCTGTGGGCCACAGGCCTTCGACCACGACTTCCGTCAACATATGCTACTGAATAAATAACCATACCCTCCCTAGGAGTGAATCCAATACGAAAGTTCCACTGCGAAAAATGGAATATTAGTTTTAGCATTTCTCAATGTTGCTTGCTCATATGAAATAATTTTAGAAAAAGTACATAGACAAGTAACCACCTTCTGCCATTGAACGAAATGTCCATTAACACGAAAACTTGGACCATCCGGCTGAATAATCTGTAAGGGTTTCACATCACTTCTGTCAACTCCTCCCCGAGTTTCACCAGAAGTATAATTTCTTAAAGGATCAGCCTGTGGTAGGGGGACAAGCTTACGATCTTCGAACTCAAGGACGACCATATTTTGCATGTCAACGAGTACATGTATTCCTTCAACTGGACGAGCATAGCCATTTTCCATAGGACAGTCACTCTCAGTCCTACAAAAGAATAGCGGTTTAGCAAGTCTGCGGCTTGGAGCATCAGCTTCACTGTGATATCCGGCACACCTATAAGTTTCAACATAACAAGTATTAGTGAGATGAATGGATCAAATAAATTGTATCATGTCAATGAAATTAATTATCTCGATGTAGTAACTAACCAAGTATCAACCATCACAAGATCCATATCTTCAATTCCTCTCTTCTTCATTGCCTCTCGAAACGGTGGAAAGTCCTTCACAACAGCTTCACATTCAGCATACTCCACAGCATCCTATAGTAGCAGAGTGAACAATGCAAACAAACAAATTTTGAATAGGTTATAGGTTCTatcaaaaatcctaatttttCAAAGCCATTCAAACTGATTAAAGTTATATATTTACCATGGGAGGCTGAACATCTGGAACAACCGTAGACGAAATCACTTTTCCCCTATGATGTCCACCGCGAGTTGTTGCATGAACTTCTGTTAGTTCAACAATCCATAAGCTTGTCTCGTTTGACTTCTTATTATAGACAACCAATCTCGCTTTCCTCGGAGGAAGTTTCGATGGAATCACAGGTCCACCTTTTGTCCTAGGGAGCAACGAGGGTTGGAAAGGAGGAAAGAAGTATGCATCTGCTAATGCCACAACTTGCTTTTCTGGTTCTACCAAGCCTACTTCGATGAACCGCATGCTATCCCTCACCTAACAACATCATCAGAGATATTTATCAGCATGAAAACTCAAGTAAAATCTACCAAAAGAGGAAAGTGTTTAATGTATACCTCAGGTGTTGCTCCGGCTGCTCGAACAGTTGCTACAGCTACTGATATTTCAGCAGCAAGAAGGGGATCCAAAGGATGGCAAGTTTGAGCTCTCGCCATTACTGTAATACCTATATCAGAGGAAATGGTTTTTTTTCTATCTTTTAATTCTGATAGAAGAAAAAATTTCATTGAAGAGAAATAGAAGTTAAACTAGGCAGCAAAGATCGAGAATAACAGCAAAAAACAGGCAAGAAAAAAAACAGACATAAAACAATTTCCATCCAGTCGATGATTAATGAATACACTAGGCGCTGAAACTCATTAACCACCAACGTAACTTCATTAAACCCGAACTTGGATGTCGTTAACCACAATTTCCAAGTGTTCAACTAGATGTGAATTAAAACACCTGAAAACTGCGGTTAATCACATCCAAACTCGTGGTTAATGAAGTTACGTGAATGATAAACGAGTTACGACACCTCTAATATCCATTAATCACCTATAATTATACTTAAACACTGATCTGAACTGTGTTAACAACTTAAGAATTCGTAGCGAAAGTTGTCTAAATTTGGTTGTGCACAGACTATTTCTCTACACACCCTCAAAGATAGGAGAATTTTTCTCTCCTCAACTAGACAAATCAAAGGAAAATATAAACTACAAAATTCAATTGAAGGCCCATGTAACTATCCCTATGGTCATCAAATTAAGAAGGAAAATAAGTTGATTATTGAAGTATAATTCAatggaaaaataacattttatttcatAAAGTTGTCCCTAATGACAAGTTGGCACTTCTACTTATCCCATGACCAAACACTATATATAGAAGGAAAACAATAACAAGACATGGAAGtgacaaatcaaaagacaaaaaaAGCAAAAGATTGACAGCCAGCATAAAAGAACATGCACTATATAATTACCATCAAGTATCCACCACCTTTTATTTACCAAATTATAGCTATTAAGTATCTACCACCTTTCACCGGTGCCTAATCTCTATCAAATAACCTGTTGCACATCTCAAATAAAAGGCATGTTCGTGTCCGTATTGACCGACACAACACAATACAAACACTTGTGATTAcgttcaatttattaatttttttcaaattattattggtgTTGACATTGAAGCGTCCGGTGCTCGTGTCGGCGGCCTATTTGACACAAAGTAAGTTCTCCCTCCTAGTCGAATATTCAACATTAATCCCTTACTACTTGGATCAATCCCATGGTGGTTACTAAAATAAAACTGCTTTTCGAAGAggcaaaagcaattctagaggcATAGAATGATTTTGAGATGTTTAATTTttctaaagtagaattgattctgcctcTATAATCAATTATACTTTATGTtacaatttatagcttttgagtTTAAACGTGATTTTTAAACTAAAATTTGTTGTTCAATCACTTTTACATACAcgtattcaaacataaatcactttacatcCAACTCACTTTTAACCAAAATCAATCAACTCAGAATCAATTCTTCTCACCTCAGAACCAAACATACTTAACTTGTTTAATCAACCCAAAcaactcaaactcaaactctttcTATTCCTTCTAATCATTAACTACCAAAATCAATAGTCCTAAATCGAAGTCCGCAACCACAATTACAACCATCACATACAAATTTTACTAATTTCTGAAATCGCAACCGCAATTTCATGATCAAGTAAAAAACCAAACAGAAAAAATAAActgaaagaagcaaaaaaaaaaaaaaaaacctttggcAGAAGCAGATTTGGGAGGAGGATCACTAGAAGTGTTTGCAACAATAGCAGCAGCAGGTTTTTGACAGCAAATAGGCGTCGTTTTTTCCTCAATTGTGGCCATTGCAAAGGATTAGCAAGCTCAACGTTGTAAATTCCACTGTAATATTCCACTGACATACAGTAATTATAATCACTCTTGTTTCACCTTCCTTCCACCACCACTATCTGAAACTCACTCCTAAGATCAACAACACAACAAGcacaaacagaaaaaaaaatACTCACTATTATAGGTAGAAAGAATGAGGAGTTGTGATTGGATGAAAAATAGTTAGTTAGTTATATATAAGAGATTTTTGAATGGGTTACAGCAAGAGGAGGAAAGAAAGTGGGGTCCAAATATAAAAGAAAGAATGATGAATGAAAATGGTTAAGGTGGGAATATGAGTGGAAGGGATTAAGAGGAAAAAGACAAGGTTGCCAAATCAGATAGTTAGCCTTATTGATATGAGACAATTACACAACACCCAAAATGGATGGAATGAAGCATTTAGTTGTACTAATAATGCAATTCAAATAATGGCATTATGTGGGACCCTttctttttaaatgaaaaaattaaataagattaAAAAGGAATCATATCTAATATTCCTTCCAAATCTTTAATTATTGTATACGTTTagtacttaaaaaaaaaaaactctgctAGGGTTTCTGTGCAAGTCCATGGTTCGTCCACCGCGGGGCTTGGATCTGATGAAGGATGGGGAAGGGAACAATGCAAGTGTTGAGAAGGAGTGGAAGTCGAAGAGGATCAAATAAGGAAATTACTCCTTCGTTCCAGGATCATCGTTACCGCTAAGGTATGATGATtttgttttggagaatatcaccgATGGAGTTGTTGGAGGATCAGGCATGAAGGATGGCGACGGGAAGCGTGAGACTGGTCAAGACACATCTGTGGTTCAAGGAACTATAGAGATGCTTGGAGGGAAGACATATAGAGATATGGTGTTGGGATCAGAATATGGTGATGTGGTCGGGGAAGGGGTGCAGAGTAAGgaagatgaaggtgaggaagaagATATTGAGGGTGGCGTAAAAGTTGAGGAGTGCCAGATCGGAGGATATGATTGCCCAACTTTCATTTTGTCAAAGAAGGAAGAAAAAAGAATTCAACGACCATGGAGACGTGGAGTAATCGTTAAACTTCTTGGAAGGAAAATAGGGTACAAAGCTCTGGAAGCAAGATTAAGACAGATGTGGGTCAGAAGAGGAGTAATAAGCATTGTTGACTTGGGCAATGATTATTACCTTGTTGCTTTCTCACATGAGGATGATAAAAATGCTGCTCTATCCGAAGGGCCATGGTTCATATATGACCTCTACTTAACTGTTAAGGAGTGGTGTCCAAACTTTCATAGTGAGAGTGATACCATTGAAAGGGTTACAGTTTGGCTAAGAGTTGCAGGTCTGCCTATAGAGTACTATGATCCCATTATTCTGTCTACCATTGGAAATAGGATTGGAAAAACGATCAAAGTGGACAAAACTACATCTCAAGTGGAGCGAGGTAAATATGCGAGAATATGTGTGGAAGTAGATTTGTCAAAGCCGTTATTAGCTATGTTTTCAATCAAAGAGAAGCTGTACAAGGTAGAGTATGAAGGATTACACATGTTGTGCTTGGCATGTGGAAGATTCAGGCACTACAAGGAGGGTTGCTCCTTAAATAATCGAGTGGCTAATGTGAACAAGGATTCTGGTGGTAGTATAGGTGAAGAGGGGCAGAGAAAAGAAGATACCGTTCAAGGAGGATTGAGTGAGGGGCCATGGAAAGTTGTCCAAAAACAACGCAGAGGGAAGAAACCGATGGGGGGGAGAAAAAACATCGAGCCGACAATCATTAATGGGAGAAGCGGAAAGTCAGGATCAAGATTCACTTTGCTGAATCAGGAGAGATCTGATGTTAATGAGCCATCATTTTTAAGGAATGATATGGATTGTGGCAGGAACGAAATTAATGATATTAATGTCGATTTGGAAGAAGGAAATAATAGAGATGGGCCTTTTCAGGAGAGTGCATTAATGGATGTAATGATTGAGAAAACAACAGGTGTTAAAAGGAACGGTGGAGTAAGGAAAGAATTAAATAGCATGGATGCGGTGGTCGTGCATGACACTGTTATCATAGACGCACATGCAAGGAATATTACTGAAGGCTTTAATAAGGGTAAAAATGGAAAAGGTAAATTGGTGGGGGCCAAGGATAGAGAAAAGAAGGGGTATCATCTTGCGACACGTGGAATAAGATCGTTCAAGGGGAAAAACAATGGAGGAAAGAAGTTTGGagaaaacattaaaataaacaaaacgaGATATTTCAATAGTGCTGATACACAAGAGGCAATGGCGCCAGTTCTTACCCCAATCAACATGATAAATaataaagaagatgaagatacTGGTAGTTATTTGGGACAAGCTTTATGCACCGAAGATCCAGAACATACAGGAAAGGCAAGCTCCTTTGCAGGTGGTAGCAGCACAAGTAGACCACCAGATAAGGGGGCGAGCAAAAATTATTCAGAGAATAATAGTAGCCTCAAGGAAGCAAGTATGACGAGTGAGCAGCATGCAGAGGAGAACATGCACACGCAAGATAACAATGATAAAATAGATGAAGAAAGAGTGGTGGAAACTCCGGAGCCATATATGGGATaaattgtggttttttttttttcaccGATTAGTCTTCATGATTGATAAAAATAAGATTATTTTGTGGAATTGCCGAGGAGCATCCAATAAAGCATTTTTTAGATACTGCAAACAGTATGTAGATAATAATAGACCATCGATGGTGGTGGTGATGGAAACCAGATGTAATCCTACAACACTTATAAATGCTTTAAGCAAGATGGGTTTTGATAAGCAGTTAACGGAGGAGAATAATGGCTATGCTGGCGGCATTATTCTGGCTTGGGACAGTAGATATATGGAAGTTGAGCTTTTGAGCAAAAACTCTCAATATATCCATACTAGTGTTAAATATCCTAAAGGTAGATCTTGGATATTCTCAGCGGTGTATGCTAGTCCAAATGAAGAGCTTAAGAATATTTTGTGGGAAGAATTGAGAGATAGTGCTGACACCAGTGACCAACCTTGGCTTGTTGCGGGTGATCTCAATGATATAGCTGGTATTGATGATAAAAAGGGTGGGGCTCCGGTTTTAGTTAGGAGAATTAATCTTTTTAAAGATCGTATTGCTGCTTGTAATCTTATGGACATGGGTTCTCATGGGCCAAAGTATACATGGAGAGGGCCAATTTATCATGGGGGACAAAGAATATATGAGAAGTTAGATAGAGCCTTATGCAATGAGGATTGGAGACTGGAATTCCCGGATGCTAGTGTCAAAGCACTGGCGCGAGTGGAATATTCCGATCATCATCCAATTCTTGTCATACCCTTTACTGATTATTATTACAAAGCGGAAAAGCAGTTTAAATTTGAGAATGCTTGGCACCTGGTGGAGTCTTATCAAGATATGATCTCTAATGTGTGGACTGAGGATAGGAACTTCGAGGAATGCTTGAAGGACATTAGAGAAAACCTTAAGAATTGGAAAAATCATTCCTTTGAAAGTGTTAAAATGCAAAAGAAGGACATTCTTGCCAGATTGAAAGGAGTTCAATGTAAACTGCAGAGGAGGGATAATGTTACGGCGTTCAGGAAACTAGAGGATAAGCTGCAAAAAGATTTGAGTGACATTCTTGCCAAGGAAGAATTGATGTGGTATCAAAGGTCGAGAGCGAGGTGGTTAGCTGATGGGGATAGAAATACCAAATACTATCACATGAAGACAATTACTAGAAGGAGACGGAACAAAATAGCCATGTTGAAGAATGATCAAGGAGTATGGATAGATGATGAAGTTGAGCTTAAGGAGCTGGTGAATAACTACTATAAGAACTTATTTGAGATAAAATTTTGCTGGAAGGATGGCTTTCAATCTGGCGTTACATTTCCTGCCTTGACTGAGGAAGAATTGCAAAAGTTGAGTAAGCAAGTGGATAATGAGGAAATCATGCAAGCTATTTTCGGTATGAAACCATGGAAAGCCCCAGGACCTGACCGGTTCCCAGCAGGTTTCTATCAAAAAGCATGGAATAAAGTGGGTGGGAAAGTTTGTGATTTTGTTAAGAGGCTATGGATTTGTCCTAGTGAAATTATGCACATAAACCAAACAGACATTTGTTTAATTCCTAAGGTGGATGTCCCCCAGCTGGTTTCTCAATTTAGACCAATCTCTCTATGCAATACCATTTACAAGATCGCTAGTAAAGTGGTGGTGAATAGAATGAAAGTGTGTATGGCCAAATTGGTATCGCCCTTCCAAACTGGTTTTGTGCCGGGACGAAGTATTCACGAGAATGTTATTGTTGCAAAGGAAGTCTTGCATTCTATGCATAAGATGAAGGGTAGGAAAGGTTTTTTATGATAAAAGTGGATCTTTCAAAAGCTTATGATAAATTAAGTTGGGATTTTGTTTGGAAAGTATTGCGAGAGGCTAAGTTTCCTGACtgtttgattaattttattatgCATGCTGTGACGAGTGTGGAGACTAATGTCAAATGGAATGGCGCTCGAAGTGCATTTTTCGACCAAAGCGGGGTATTAGACAAGGAGATCCCATGTCTCCATATCTTTTCGTCCTGTGCATGGAGAAGCTTTCTCACTTAATTATGGAAGCTGTTGATAATGGTAGTTGGAGAGCAATAAAAATGGGAAAAGACGGATCGTGGATATCGCATCTTATGTTTGCAGATGACCTCCTACTTATTGGAGAAGCTAAAGAAAAGCAAATGCAGTGTGTGATGGATATTCTTAGCCAGTTCAGCATTATGTCGGGGCAGGAAGTTAGTGAGGAGAAAACTAGTGAGCTCTTCTCCCACAATGTGACCAGAAGTACGAGAAATAAGTTGTTGTGCATGTCTAAGTTCCGAGAAACGCATGAGCTGGGCAAATATTTAGGTGTGCCCTTGAGTGGAAAACGATTACGGCGGGGAGACTATCAATACCTTATGGAACAGCTGTCTCAAAAGATGGCAAATTGGAAAACTAACTCTCTTTCTTTTGCAGGTAGGATCACTCTTGCTAAGAGTGTGCTAGAAGCAATGCCGGGTTTGTCCAAGGTAGGTGTATTAGAGATTGTATTGGCCTCACCTCTAAGGCAATTAATTTGTTGCATAAGAAATCCTTTGTAGACAATCTGGTCATGAAATTAGACATCTACGAAGCTTTCGATTCTATTGACTAGTTGTTTTTTTATGCAGGTCCTCAATATTTTTGGCTTTAATGACAAAATATTTTTGCAATATTCTCCAATCTACCGAGATCTCAATTTCTTTGAATGGTATAATTAATAGTTATTTTTACTATGAGAGGGGTGTGAGACAAGAGGACCCCATCTCCCCTTTTATCTTGTGTATATCATAAGAAGATTTGAGCAAAAAATGTCACTAACCTTGGGCTTCAAAGACAGTTAAAGTTCATCCCATGTGCTAGGGGAATTAAGCTACCTTCACATTGtttatatgttgatgatgttaTGGTTTTATACAATGGGAACAAAGCCTAAATTCTTGCCTTGACAAACATGTTTACTAGGTATGCTAATGCTTCAAGTCAGAAAGTGAACCCTGCAAGGTCAACAACTTTTTCATGATCCATTTTTTAATATAGGCTCCACCACTTGTCTAATCTTTTAAGATTTACAACTAGATCCCTTCCTTTCTCTTATCTCggggtgtaacaccccatattttctaattttaatttaatcggaaagtaaattattatttggaattattcggtattttgtggaattatttggaaagaattatgagatgggctattgggccaagtgtgatgttaaggaatgagggggtgctatgttagtaaaggtcttattccaattaaagtttattttataaaataataagaattgggaataagggaaggaacgtgaaaagcagagcagaagagttggaacacgaagagcgTGAAAGAGGAGCGATGGAgagagagaccaatcaagaactcttggctaaggtaaggggggactctccggttatcatctattatcgtgttcttagatagtaatattgattagggatgttgttgagtcaattggattatatgatagatttagggatttagtcgaattgtatgatgttgatccctatgtttgaatccatgatacctATGTTGTTTTGGTCCAAATTGATGCgtgattgatgtattatgaggtgtttttcgtgttgtttgtgcattcgatttccctaggttcgaactggtatgaattgggtgtgtttggaatgcatagaatgctgttttctgcaggttggggtttctgaaatcgccggttcgcgccgcgtgcacagagttggcgccgcgaacaggtgggtagAATGCCAGGaaattgtgatacgcacaggtcgcgccgcgtacctgtgttggcgccgcgaaggcgtacttgttttctcgtttcgcgccgcgtgcataggttggcgccgcgaacatgtttttgtggttcaggtcgcgccgcgaaccttggttgcgccgcgtgctgtagcgatagttatctctggggaaagttaaatgatgtgtaactttcgaatcgTAGGTCtgttttagtgccgtttcgagtacgatgaatcttatgagatagcctacgtgtttaaatgatggaatgaggtgtaaatccaattattttaaatatgattttatttcttggtgaatgatgtattgtacatatatgtgatgagatgtgttaaatacatgctacgttgaaatattaatcatgtgatgatttgtttaattggatgatatattgttgacatatatgatgacatgtgacaatatgagttgttgttttggaaaaacattaggatgtgatgatttgtttggagtcgtatgatgatgactgattgctttgaaatgatgtgaatacatgtgtgtccttatttttgatgatgatggttgatgtggacacttgtatgttctttaatgatgatgatgatgatgattgattgtattgaatgatgctaacgtATAtagacatactttgatgatgatgatgatgttgatgatgatgatgaaatgagtatttgatgatgttactcattagaatTGACgagggtataagtatgttgtatatgttgcattcattcatgtgcatttgatgatggatcccgttgatgagtggatcgttggtggctaattcccattgtgcggagattagtaagcagtcatcgtgtgcccatgggggtgtgagcgatgaggttaatcgtgtgcccatgtggggtgtgagcgattaaagggcagtatcgtggagagaagtcctgtgaatatgattcacgaattttggtaccacatgcatagtgtcagttcatacatatgcatacttttataacatgattggatgtattccagtgttataaatattgatgaagtgttgtttgtgtgttttgttggattaatgttgagtatgattgtctgtttgaaagatgtgttccgttgatgtttgtgtaaatgatagatgttcctgataatctgaatatgatgaaattgggtgaatgatataactatgatgtgttgttatttaagatgcaataacatttgttaactgtgatgagactcacccttactgttgatattttcagattgaggatagctgctttcgacttggtgaggattagctcataagtcagtgttagtgtagcgtcaggtgtcatgctctgatattgtaacactgggggaacgttagattagagtttatgatgatactctatcgtgatgttattgtattaaattatgtgggatattgcatagatgatgttatgcttatccgttgatgaattttccgctgtgtaaacatgagatgtttatgtattatgacagattgttccttagtgaaagcatgacaatgaatttgtgataattgttttaagttgaattgtggcacccttgttttcatgttttactctgaaaattattttattaatttccgtggggtttagaagggtgttacacgggGTCCCATATTCAAGGGTAACCCAAAGTCCTTATATCTCAAGCTTATTGCAGATAAAGTCGAGGCTAGGCTTAGTGCTTGGAAAGCTTCTCTAATTAGCTTTGCCACGAGGGTGCAGTTAGTGAAGTCGAATATTGTTAGTGTATTATTTTTATGTCTACTCTTGTCATGTCTTCTTGATCATAGATTTGGAAAGATGCATAAAAAACTTCATCTAGTATGTGAAGGTTGATAAATCCAAAGTGGTCATTGTAGTTTGGATGAAGGTGTTCAGACCTATCTCTCAAAAAGGCCTAGGGCTGAGATCCATGCTAGTGTTGAATGAGGCATCTAACCTAAAATTATGTTGCGATATGGTGACTTATCAAGAAGAATGGGCTTTATTATTAAAGTGTATGGCTATTAGAAATGGTGTCCCTAGTAGATACCATATTCATTTTTCTATTTGGGGTAGTATTAAGAATGAATATACCAACATTATTTCCAACTCTACAACTTTCATTGGAAATGGAACTATTACAAATTTCTGGCTAGATTCTTGGTGTGGT is a genomic window of Vicia villosa cultivar HV-30 ecotype Madison, WI unplaced genomic scaffold, Vvil1.0 ctg.003546F_1_1, whole genome shotgun sequence containing:
- the LOC131641178 gene encoding amine oxidase [copper-containing] zeta, peroxisomal-like isoform X1, which encodes MATIEEKTTPICCQKPAAAIVANTSSDPPPKSASAKELKDRKKTISSDIGITVMARAQTCHPLDPLLAAEISVAVATVRAAGATPEVRDSMRFIEVGLVEPEKQVVALADAYFFPPFQPSLLPRTKGGPVIPSKLPPRKARLVVYNKKSNETSLWIVELTEVHATTRGGHHRGKVISSTVVPDVQPPMDAVEYAECEAVVKDFPPFREAMKKRGIEDMDLVMVDTWCAGYHSEADAPSRRLAKPLFFCRTESDCPMENGYARPVEGIHVLVDMQNMVVLEFEDRKLVPLPQADPLRNYTSGETRGGVDRSDVKPLQIIQPDGPSFRVNGHFVQWQKWNFRIGFTPREGMVIYSVAYVDGSRGRRPVAHRLSFVEMVVPYGDPNDPHYRKNAFDAGEDGLGKNAHSLKKGCDCLGYIKYFNAHFTNFYGGVETIENCVCMHEEDHGMLWKHQDWRTGLAEVRRSRRLTVSFICTVANYEYGFYWHFYQDGKIEAEVKLTGVLSLGALQQGETRKYGTTIAPGLYAPVHQHFFVARMDMAVDCKPGEAFNQVVEVNVKVEEPGKNNVHNNAFYAEEKLLKSELEAMRDCDPLSARHWIVRNTRSVNRTGNLTGFKLVPGSNCLPLAGSEAKFLRRAAFLKHNLWVTPYARDELHPGGEFPNQNPRVGEGLATWVKQNRPLEEADIVLWYVFGVTHIPRLEDWPVMPVEHIGFMLMPHGFFNSSPAIDVPPSPSDLDDKENGLPAKANQNGLIAKL
- the LOC131641178 gene encoding amine oxidase [copper-containing] zeta, peroxisomal-like isoform X2, producing MATIEEKTTPICCQKPAAAIVANTSSDPPPKSASAKGITVMARAQTCHPLDPLLAAEISVAVATVRAAGATPEVRDSMRFIEVGLVEPEKQVVALADAYFFPPFQPSLLPRTKGGPVIPSKLPPRKARLVVYNKKSNETSLWIVELTEVHATTRGGHHRGKVISSTVVPDVQPPMDAVEYAECEAVVKDFPPFREAMKKRGIEDMDLVMVDTWCAGYHSEADAPSRRLAKPLFFCRTESDCPMENGYARPVEGIHVLVDMQNMVVLEFEDRKLVPLPQADPLRNYTSGETRGGVDRSDVKPLQIIQPDGPSFRVNGHFVQWQKWNFRIGFTPREGMVIYSVAYVDGSRGRRPVAHRLSFVEMVVPYGDPNDPHYRKNAFDAGEDGLGKNAHSLKKGCDCLGYIKYFNAHFTNFYGGVETIENCVCMHEEDHGMLWKHQDWRTGLAEVRRSRRLTVSFICTVANYEYGFYWHFYQDGKIEAEVKLTGVLSLGALQQGETRKYGTTIAPGLYAPVHQHFFVARMDMAVDCKPGEAFNQVVEVNVKVEEPGKNNVHNNAFYAEEKLLKSELEAMRDCDPLSARHWIVRNTRSVNRTGNLTGFKLVPGSNCLPLAGSEAKFLRRAAFLKHNLWVTPYARDELHPGGEFPNQNPRVGEGLATWVKQNRPLEEADIVLWYVFGVTHIPRLEDWPVMPVEHIGFMLMPHGFFNSSPAIDVPPSPSDLDDKENGLPAKANQNGLIAKL